One segment of Sinorhizobium sp. BG8 DNA contains the following:
- a CDS encoding proline racemase family protein: MRWKRTIQLLDVHCEGEVGKVAIGGVPKIPGNTIAEQLNYINTVDDSLRRFLCLEPRAAVTGSVNLLLPAKRPEADAGFIILQADQAHASSGSNSICITTALLESGIVEMKEPETIVTLDTAAGLVRATATCRDGRCEKVKLTMVPCFVHTLDAEIETEQWGRIRFDISYGGIFYALVDVGQIGTTIAKANARALVDAGMLLKDAINKMMPVVHPEIPEIRGIAYVMFRDTDPDGTVRTATTMWPGRVDRSPCGTGNSANLATLHARGKVKVGDSFRSRSIIGSEFEVGLEAETEVAGRKAIIPTITGRGWTFGLHQVALDPSDPLAAGFAMTDTWGPQAGEIG; this comes from the coding sequence ATGAGATGGAAGCGTACGATCCAGTTGCTGGATGTCCATTGCGAAGGCGAGGTCGGCAAGGTCGCCATCGGCGGCGTGCCGAAGATCCCGGGCAACACCATCGCGGAGCAGCTCAACTACATCAACACGGTCGACGACAGCCTCAGACGCTTCCTGTGCCTCGAACCGCGTGCGGCCGTGACCGGTTCCGTCAATCTTCTGCTGCCGGCAAAGCGTCCGGAAGCGGACGCCGGCTTTATCATCCTTCAGGCGGACCAGGCCCATGCCTCGTCCGGCTCCAACTCGATTTGCATCACGACCGCTCTGCTCGAGTCGGGGATCGTCGAAATGAAGGAGCCTGAGACCATCGTTACCCTCGATACGGCCGCAGGGTTGGTCAGGGCGACGGCAACCTGCCGCGACGGCCGGTGCGAGAAGGTGAAGCTCACCATGGTTCCATGCTTCGTCCACACTCTGGACGCCGAGATCGAGACCGAACAGTGGGGCCGCATACGATTCGACATCAGCTACGGGGGCATCTTCTATGCACTCGTCGATGTGGGGCAGATCGGAACAACGATCGCGAAGGCCAACGCGCGCGCGCTCGTGGATGCCGGAATGCTTCTGAAGGACGCGATCAACAAGATGATGCCCGTCGTTCACCCGGAAATTCCGGAGATCAGGGGCATCGCCTATGTCATGTTCCGGGATACCGATCCGGACGGGACGGTGCGCACGGCGACCACCATGTGGCCGGGCCGAGTCGATCGCTCACCATGCGGGACCGGCAATTCCGCGAACCTCGCAACGCTCCACGCACGCGGGAAGGTCAAGGTCGGCGACAGCTTTCGGTCGCGCTCCATCATCGGTTCCGAATTCGAGGTCGGGCTTGAAGCGGAGACCGAAGTTGCCGGTAGAAAGGCAATTATCCCAACGATTACAGGGCGCGGCTGGACCTTCGGCCTTCATCAGGTTGCCCTCGATCCATCCGATCCGCTGGCTGCGGGTTTCGCGATGACGGATACCTGGGGCCCGCAGGCTGGAGAAATTGGGTAG
- a CDS encoding Crp/Fnr family transcriptional regulator, translated as MSSNSRITPAASKAAQKSLRMFPIFESLTDEEDLKWIAKCSVRKLRTGDTLAERETPACEVFGVLSGEIRALYKVAVGKEVILGGFRRGDIVGEISALDGEPRCASLSAVNDSSVLVVPGEVFQEILSEKPGVSLFLLRLLSQRVRILNSRVSELSFLDTKHRLYNTLLRLSRHRGLEGAERVISPPVVHAELAEHIGSSRETVSREMARLVRSALIERTNAAIILKDPAELSSRISRALDS; from the coding sequence GTGAGCAGCAATTCCCGCATCACCCCCGCGGCGTCGAAAGCCGCGCAGAAGTCCCTGAGAATGTTTCCGATCTTCGAGTCCCTGACGGACGAAGAGGATTTGAAATGGATTGCCAAATGCTCCGTTCGCAAGCTGCGTACGGGCGACACGCTGGCTGAGCGCGAGACGCCGGCCTGCGAGGTTTTCGGCGTCCTTTCTGGCGAGATTCGCGCCTTGTACAAGGTGGCAGTGGGCAAGGAAGTCATCCTGGGCGGCTTCCGGCGTGGTGATATCGTGGGCGAGATTTCGGCGCTGGACGGAGAGCCGCGCTGCGCAAGTCTGTCAGCTGTCAATGACTCCTCGGTCCTCGTCGTGCCGGGCGAAGTCTTCCAGGAAATCCTGTCCGAGAAGCCGGGTGTGAGCCTGTTCCTGCTCCGCCTTCTCTCGCAACGTGTCCGCATCCTGAACAGCCGCGTCTCCGAACTTTCATTCCTGGATACGAAGCATCGCCTTTACAACACCCTGTTGAGGCTCTCCCGGCATCGTGGTCTCGAAGGTGCGGAACGCGTGATCTCGCCGCCGGTCGTGCATGCCGAGCTTGCCGAACACATCGGTTCCAGCCGGGAAACGGTTTCGCGGGAAATGGCGCGTCTGGTCCGTTCGGCCCTGATCGAGCGAACAAATGCGGCAATCATCCTGAAGGACCCGGCAGAACTTTCGAGCCGGATTTCCCGTGCGCTCGATTCCTGA
- a CDS encoding SEL1-like repeat protein, with product MKTAILEFKTIGRAVFFAMTFASAAAIAGGATAGDLSIEAQCDASTGSALDAARNTAFAPVEFKDIKLGIALSSCREAYKARGGARIAFQLARALDRAGQPLPAMKLYEEASGAGHLAAMVEYARLVGERGDRRAEIALYTKAAEAGSPLAAHRLGVAYRDGIGTPADQDKAALWFTKAAAAGDGLSLELERDGSPVERASSDDGNAPADLAVN from the coding sequence GTGAAGACCGCAATCCTAGAATTCAAGACGATCGGCCGGGCCGTTTTCTTCGCAATGACCTTCGCATCTGCCGCCGCGATCGCCGGCGGCGCGACAGCCGGCGATCTCTCAATCGAGGCCCAGTGCGATGCCTCGACCGGCAGTGCACTGGACGCGGCGCGCAACACGGCCTTCGCTCCCGTGGAGTTCAAGGACATCAAGCTCGGAATCGCCCTTTCCTCCTGCCGCGAGGCCTACAAGGCGCGGGGCGGCGCACGCATCGCCTTTCAGCTGGCGCGCGCCCTGGACCGGGCGGGACAGCCTCTTCCGGCCATGAAGCTCTACGAGGAGGCCTCCGGCGCGGGGCACCTTGCGGCCATGGTCGAGTACGCACGTCTCGTCGGCGAACGCGGCGACCGGAGAGCCGAAATCGCGCTCTACACGAAGGCCGCTGAAGCTGGCAGTCCGCTTGCAGCACATAGGCTGGGCGTCGCTTATCGCGACGGCATAGGCACACCCGCCGATCAGGACAAGGCCGCCCTCTGGTTCACGAAGGCGGCAGCCGCGGGAGATGGCTTGAGCCTGGAACTGGAACGTGACGGCTCCCCTGTCGAACGGGCTTCATCCGACGACGGCAACGCGCCCGCAGACCTTGCCGTGAACTAG
- a CDS encoding CHASE2 domain-containing protein: protein MASGFRVRPKPLLAGVLTSLAGALFLLFFADGLLERMRESFFDRQSQWISAPVDERLVVVDIDRKSFQNSSEGEWTRAQTAALVARIGAAHPLAIAFDFVFSDDCDPSERANGELAAAIADVPTVLGFLIGENAEALPKPVPPLALQRPVSIPDLWFIDGTESSCPLFQDRATSAAAAFLVGDEDALVRRIQAYTIVDNAAYPALGVEIARLAANVRTPVLGGEQAWLRQDSRVIRLDEDGSLRFVASDAAAMGARTLSAADVLAGQLDVKRLSGKVVLIGSSLPNLGGLRATASMPLEPSVQIHADVASGILTGFIPMRPRTLIPLEAAFALLAGFGIAISCIRLRPVISAGLVAGALALMFAAFNYLYSRTGLLVDTVGIALVLVAVGLVTSLSQFARVRRAEATARQRFGQYLPQSVVARYIDNPDMERVGGEERQVTALFTDIEGFSTLSQKIGRHELVHLLDVYFAEVNAVVARHGGMVDKVVGDAVHGLFNAPEDLEGHVDKAIACAVEILALTEEMRSRPAFSAQAFGRTRIGIETGMTLLGEVGAGGKLDYTAYGNAINLASRLQEANKFLGTAICIGPAAAAETTWPLRPLGTHEIRGFGAIELFTIA from the coding sequence GTGGCCAGCGGCTTTCGCGTTCGTCCCAAGCCGCTCCTCGCAGGCGTCCTGACCAGTTTGGCCGGCGCCCTCTTCCTGCTTTTCTTCGCCGATGGCCTTCTCGAACGGATGCGCGAGAGCTTTTTCGACAGACAGTCCCAATGGATCTCGGCGCCCGTCGACGAAAGGCTGGTTGTCGTCGACATTGATCGGAAGTCTTTCCAAAATTCCTCCGAGGGCGAGTGGACCCGGGCGCAGACTGCTGCACTCGTTGCGCGTATCGGCGCGGCACACCCGCTGGCCATCGCCTTCGATTTCGTCTTCAGCGATGATTGTGATCCCTCCGAACGGGCGAATGGCGAGCTGGCTGCTGCCATCGCTGATGTTCCGACGGTGCTCGGCTTCCTCATCGGAGAAAATGCCGAAGCACTCCCCAAGCCCGTTCCGCCACTCGCGCTGCAACGACCCGTCAGCATTCCGGACCTCTGGTTCATCGACGGCACCGAGAGCTCCTGCCCATTGTTCCAGGACCGGGCGACATCGGCTGCAGCGGCCTTTCTCGTCGGAGACGAGGACGCGCTTGTGCGGCGGATCCAGGCCTATACCATCGTTGACAATGCCGCCTATCCGGCGCTCGGCGTGGAGATCGCGCGGCTGGCGGCGAACGTGCGCACGCCCGTTCTCGGTGGAGAGCAGGCGTGGCTTCGGCAGGACTCCCGCGTCATCCGGCTCGACGAAGACGGAAGCCTCCGCTTCGTGGCCAGCGATGCGGCCGCAATGGGTGCCCGCACCTTGTCGGCTGCTGACGTGCTGGCCGGCCAGCTAGACGTCAAACGGCTTTCCGGAAAAGTCGTGCTGATCGGCAGCAGCCTGCCGAACCTCGGTGGCCTGCGCGCGACCGCATCCATGCCGCTCGAACCATCCGTACAGATTCACGCCGATGTCGCGAGCGGGATCCTCACCGGCTTCATCCCCATGCGCCCCCGGACACTGATCCCGCTGGAGGCGGCATTCGCGCTGCTCGCAGGCTTCGGCATCGCGATCTCCTGCATCCGGTTGAGGCCCGTCATTTCGGCCGGTCTGGTCGCCGGTGCGCTCGCCCTGATGTTCGCGGCCTTCAACTACCTTTACAGCCGCACCGGATTGCTCGTCGACACGGTCGGAATTGCGCTGGTGCTTGTGGCGGTGGGGCTGGTGACCTCGCTTTCCCAGTTCGCTCGCGTGCGACGCGCCGAGGCCACCGCCCGGCAGCGTTTCGGCCAGTACCTGCCGCAATCGGTGGTCGCCAGGTACATAGACAATCCGGACATGGAAAGGGTCGGCGGGGAGGAGCGCCAGGTGACGGCGCTCTTCACAGACATCGAGGGGTTCTCCACGCTGTCACAGAAGATCGGACGCCACGAGCTCGTACACCTGCTCGACGTCTATTTTGCCGAGGTGAATGCAGTGGTCGCCAGGCACGGCGGCATGGTGGACAAGGTGGTCGGTGATGCCGTGCATGGGCTCTTCAACGCCCCGGAGGATCTGGAAGGACATGTCGACAAGGCGATCGCCTGCGCGGTGGAAATCCTTGCGCTGACCGAGGAAATGCGTTCCCGGCCGGCATTTTCGGCCCAGGCCTTCGGTCGCACCCGCATCGGCATAGAGACTGGGATGACGCTTCTGGGTGAGGTCGGCGCCGGCGGCAAGCTCGACTACACCGCCTATGGCAATGCCATCAATCTTGCCTCCCGCCTGCAGGAGGCAAACAAGTTTCTCGGCACTGCGATCTGTATCGGCCCGGCAGCGGCAGCTGAAACGACATGGCCGCTGAGGCCACTCGGCACACACGAAATCCGCGGCTTCGGTGCCATAGAACTTTTCACGATCGCCTGA
- a CDS encoding Crp/Fnr family transcriptional regulator, which yields MNEINKSAAFWRSFPIFEGFSKDTIGEITTIVTFRKWSAGTVIFQRGDEGNYLIVLISGRIKLSLITPQGRELSLRHLEAGSILGEMAILDGQPRSADATAVTATEGYVISKRDFLEVLARNPPAAQAIITYLCGKLRETTEQLETIALYDLDSRVARFFLATLRQIHGDELPESANLQLPLSQTEIAGIVGASRPKINRAILALEQAGAIRRTEGIITCHIGRLFGIAEPDDE from the coding sequence ATGAACGAAATAAACAAGAGTGCGGCGTTCTGGCGTTCATTCCCGATATTCGAAGGCTTCAGCAAGGACACGATCGGCGAGATCACGACCATCGTGACCTTCCGCAAATGGTCGGCCGGCACGGTCATTTTTCAGCGCGGCGACGAGGGCAACTATCTGATCGTCCTCATATCGGGACGCATCAAGCTGTCCCTGATCACGCCGCAGGGCCGCGAGCTCTCTCTGCGGCATCTGGAGGCCGGTTCCATTCTTGGAGAAATGGCGATCCTCGACGGACAGCCGAGGTCAGCCGACGCGACCGCGGTAACCGCCACCGAGGGATATGTGATCAGCAAGCGCGACTTCCTCGAGGTGCTTGCGCGCAATCCGCCGGCTGCACAGGCGATCATTACCTATCTTTGCGGCAAGCTTCGAGAGACCACAGAACAGCTCGAGACCATCGCCCTCTACGATCTCGACTCGCGTGTCGCCCGCTTCTTTCTTGCAACGTTGCGCCAGATCCACGGCGACGAACTGCCGGAAAGCGCGAACCTGCAGCTGCCGCTGAGCCAGACGGAGATTGCAGGAATCGTCGGTGCCAGCCGGCCCAAGATCAACCGCGCCATCCTCGCGCTCGAGCAGGCCGGAGCCATCCGTCGAACGGAAGGGATCATTACCTGCCATATCGGGCGGCTGTTCGGCATAGCCGAACCGGACGACGAGTAG
- a CDS encoding DoxX family protein, whose amino-acid sequence MPQNAVILVGRILLSVMFIMSGFSKLTDPSGTAGMITGAGFPAATALAYLAGLFELVAGAFVLVGFQTKITAFLLALFCVFTALVFHSGAINVPDFPEAANGLLTLFNGLMMMKNLAIAGGFLVLAAFGAGSLSVDARRGAYATVKA is encoded by the coding sequence ATGCCGCAGAACGCAGTCATCCTCGTAGGACGCATTCTTCTCTCCGTCATGTTCATCATGTCGGGTTTCTCCAAGCTTACAGATCCGAGCGGAACCGCCGGAATGATCACGGGTGCCGGCTTCCCGGCCGCCACCGCGCTCGCCTATCTCGCCGGTCTCTTTGAACTCGTAGCCGGCGCCTTCGTGCTCGTGGGCTTCCAGACCAAGATCACCGCCTTCCTTCTTGCCCTCTTCTGCGTATTCACCGCTCTCGTCTTCCACAGCGGTGCGATCAACGTTCCGGACTTCCCGGAAGCTGCTAACGGCCTTCTCACGCTCTTCAACGGCCTGATGATGATGAAGAACCTGGCTATTGCCGGCGGCTTCCTCGTGCTTGCAGCCTTTGGCGCCGGCAGCCTGTCGGTCGATGCACGCCGCGGTGCCTACGCCACCGTCAAGGCTTGA
- a CDS encoding orotate phosphoribosyltransferase yields MFSNSFPDRDVMAGLMARMLWEIKAVHFRADEPYKLASGMASPVYIDCRKLISYPRIRSAVMDFAAATIMREAGFERFDVVAGGETAGIPFAAFLAERLGLPMIYVRKKPKGHGRNAQIEGHMPDGARVLVIEDLTTAGGSMFTFIDAIREAGGIVDHGMALFYYGIFAEAQTRFANGGVQLHHIATWRDVLAAARSERLFDEKTLASVEAFLDAPLVWSGRHGGVSELPTV; encoded by the coding sequence ATGTTTTCCAACTCGTTTCCGGATCGCGATGTCATGGCAGGCCTGATGGCCCGCATGCTCTGGGAGATAAAGGCGGTTCATTTCCGGGCGGACGAGCCCTACAAACTGGCCTCGGGCATGGCGAGCCCTGTCTACATCGACTGCCGCAAGCTCATCTCCTACCCGAGGATCCGCTCTGCGGTGATGGATTTCGCCGCCGCGACGATCATGCGTGAGGCCGGCTTCGAGCGGTTCGACGTGGTGGCGGGCGGCGAGACGGCCGGCATACCCTTTGCCGCCTTCCTGGCCGAGCGACTGGGCCTGCCGATGATCTACGTCCGCAAGAAGCCGAAGGGTCATGGCCGCAACGCCCAGATCGAGGGGCACATGCCCGACGGCGCCCGCGTGCTGGTGATCGAGGATCTGACGACGGCCGGTGGCTCGATGTTCACCTTCATCGACGCGATCCGCGAAGCCGGCGGCATCGTGGATCATGGCATGGCGCTCTTCTACTACGGCATCTTCGCGGAAGCACAGACGCGCTTTGCCAATGGCGGCGTTCAACTGCACCACATCGCGACGTGGCGCGACGTGCTTGCAGCCGCACGCTCCGAGCGGCTTTTCGACGAGAAGACTCTCGCATCCGTAGAGGCCTTCCTCGACGCACCTCTTGTCTGGTCCGGCCGTCACGGCGGGGTCAGCGAGCTTCCCACCGTTTGA
- a CDS encoding carbohydrate kinase yields MILCCGEALIDMLPRKSTLGEDAYAPYAGGAIFNTAIALGRLGVPTAFFTGLSDDMLGDILRETLQASKVDFSPCATLSRPTTVAFVKLVNGQATYAFYDEGTAGRMITAENLPVLGDDCEALHFGAISLIPNPCGETYEALSAREHAKRVISLDPNIRPGFIKDKQAHMARINRMAAQADIIKFSDEDLDWFGMHGTHDELAAEWLKRGPKLVVITKGADGADGYTRNHKVSVPGEKVDVVDTIGAGDTFDAGVLASLKRNNLLTKAQVAQLDENAVRDALALGAKAAAVTVSRAGANPPWAHEIGL; encoded by the coding sequence ATGATCCTGTGTTGTGGCGAGGCGCTGATCGACATGCTGCCGCGCAAATCCACGCTCGGCGAGGATGCCTATGCCCCCTATGCAGGCGGCGCAATTTTCAACACTGCCATCGCGCTTGGAAGGCTCGGCGTTCCAACCGCATTCTTCACAGGCCTGTCGGACGATATGCTCGGCGATATACTGCGTGAGACGCTGCAGGCCAGCAAGGTCGATTTCTCCCCATGTGCGACGCTTTCGCGCCCGACGACGGTCGCTTTCGTCAAGCTCGTGAACGGTCAGGCGACCTATGCCTTCTACGACGAAGGCACGGCGGGGCGGATGATCACGGCGGAAAACCTGCCCGTACTCGGGGATGATTGCGAGGCGCTGCATTTCGGAGCGATCAGCCTCATTCCGAACCCGTGCGGAGAGACTTACGAAGCACTGTCGGCGCGAGAGCACGCAAAGCGGGTGATTTCGCTCGATCCCAACATCCGCCCTGGCTTCATCAAGGACAAGCAGGCCCACATGGCCCGCATTAACCGGATGGCCGCCCAGGCAGACATCATCAAGTTCTCGGACGAGGATCTCGACTGGTTCGGCATGCATGGCACGCACGATGAACTGGCCGCCGAGTGGCTGAAGCGTGGCCCCAAGCTGGTAGTCATCACCAAGGGAGCCGACGGAGCTGACGGATATACGAGAAACCACAAGGTTTCCGTGCCGGGCGAAAAGGTTGATGTCGTCGACACGATCGGCGCCGGGGATACGTTCGACGCGGGAGTGCTAGCCTCTCTAAAGCGTAACAACCTGCTTACGAAAGCACAGGTCGCCCAACTCGACGAAAACGCGGTGCGCGATGCTCTGGCGCTCGGGGCCAAGGCCGCCGCGGTGACAGTGTCTCGTGCCGGCGCGAATCCTCCCTGGGCGCACGAGATCGGGCTCTAG
- a CDS encoding long-chain fatty acid--CoA ligase: MSVTVADQSTLPPEKFWLASYPPSTPAEIAPLLYRSIGDMLEQCCSRFAARPAFTCMGKTLTFRDLDRETSKVGAWLQERGLVKGDRVAVMMPNILQNPVIIFGILRAGFTVVNVNPLYTPRELEHQLKDSGAKAIFVLENFAGTVQQVVERTAIRHVSVTSMGDMLGFKGLVVNYIVRRVKKLVPAWSLPGHVPFAQVLKDGARMKVKPADATPQDVAFLQYTGGTTGIAKGATLTHSNLLSNAEQIKLWIAPIFRDRQQPDQLTFACALPLYHIFALTVNGLMGLALGGHNILIPNPRDIPAFVKELGKYRVHIFPGLNTLFNALMNNADFARLDFSTLMLALGGGMAVQRPVAERWQKMTGCSITEGYGLSETSPVATANRFDVQGFTGTIGLPLPSTEIDIRDDDGHSLPLGGIGEICIRGPQVMAGYWQRPDETANAMTPDGYFRTGDIGFMTPEGHTKIVDRKKDMILVSGFNVYPNEVEEVAMAYPGVLECAAIGIPDEHSGEAVKLFVVRKDPDLDEATIKAHCAANLTNYKRPRFVEFRTELPKSNVGKILRKNLRE; the protein is encoded by the coding sequence ATGTCGGTAACCGTCGCGGACCAATCCACATTGCCGCCTGAGAAATTCTGGCTTGCGTCATATCCGCCCTCCACGCCCGCCGAGATCGCCCCTCTTCTCTATCGATCCATCGGCGACATGCTGGAGCAGTGCTGCAGTCGCTTTGCCGCAAGGCCGGCGTTCACCTGCATGGGCAAGACGCTGACGTTCCGCGACCTCGACAGGGAGACGTCGAAAGTCGGGGCCTGGCTGCAGGAAAGAGGGCTGGTGAAGGGCGACAGGGTCGCCGTCATGATGCCGAACATCCTGCAGAATCCCGTCATCATCTTCGGCATCCTTCGCGCCGGATTTACGGTGGTGAACGTTAATCCGCTCTACACGCCCAGAGAATTGGAACACCAGCTCAAGGATTCCGGCGCCAAGGCGATCTTCGTCCTGGAGAACTTCGCCGGCACGGTCCAGCAGGTTGTCGAACGGACCGCCATCCGGCACGTCAGCGTCACCAGCATGGGTGACATGCTGGGGTTCAAGGGCCTTGTCGTCAATTACATCGTGCGCAGGGTCAAGAAACTGGTGCCGGCTTGGTCCCTTCCAGGACACGTGCCCTTCGCGCAGGTCTTGAAGGACGGCGCCCGCATGAAGGTGAAGCCGGCGGATGCAACGCCGCAAGACGTGGCGTTCCTGCAATATACGGGAGGCACGACGGGGATTGCCAAGGGCGCGACCCTCACGCACTCCAATCTTCTGTCGAACGCAGAGCAGATCAAGCTGTGGATCGCGCCAATCTTCCGCGATCGGCAGCAACCCGATCAGCTTACCTTCGCCTGCGCGCTGCCGCTCTATCATATCTTTGCGCTTACCGTGAACGGACTGATGGGCCTGGCGCTCGGCGGCCACAACATCCTCATCCCCAATCCTCGCGACATTCCGGCCTTCGTGAAGGAACTCGGCAAGTACCGGGTCCACATCTTCCCGGGGCTGAACACGCTCTTCAACGCACTGATGAACAACGCGGACTTCGCCAGGCTCGACTTTTCCACGCTGATGCTGGCACTTGGCGGCGGCATGGCGGTGCAGCGGCCGGTTGCCGAACGCTGGCAGAAGATGACCGGCTGCTCCATCACGGAGGGCTACGGGCTATCGGAAACGTCTCCCGTCGCGACGGCGAACCGTTTCGACGTGCAAGGCTTCACGGGAACGATCGGGCTGCCGCTACCCTCCACCGAGATCGATATCCGCGACGATGATGGCCACTCCCTTCCGCTTGGCGGCATCGGCGAGATCTGCATCCGCGGTCCTCAGGTCATGGCCGGCTACTGGCAGCGCCCCGACGAGACGGCAAACGCCATGACACCGGACGGCTACTTCCGAACGGGTGATATCGGCTTCATGACCCCCGAGGGCCATACCAAGATCGTCGACCGCAAGAAGGACATGATTCTGGTTTCGGGCTTCAACGTCTACCCCAACGAGGTGGAGGAAGTGGCCATGGCATACCCCGGCGTACTCGAATGCGCCGCCATCGGCATACCGGACGAGCACTCGGGCGAAGCGGTGAAGCTGTTCGTGGTCCGCAAGGATCCCGACCTCGACGAGGCCACCATCAAGGCGCACTGCGCGGCGAACCTCACCAACTACAAGCGACCCCGATTCGTGGAGTTCCGCACGGAGTTGCCGAAGTCAAACGTGGGCAAGATCCTCAGGAAGAACCTGCGCGAATAG
- a CDS encoding AI-2E family transporter, producing the protein MIGAFRAPGVALISSLSAARWLLVLVIIAGVYFFHGFVVPVLAALVIAFASWPLYSRLLASVNNSRTIAASLAILMILAFIIVPIMFAATYAFHEVRDWIGWAVEMNRSGAPTPLWIKTLPVIGGWLDQQWIRFFDHPGGIGEITQIVSGANIGNIYRVALAAGGAAFHLLLTMLFMLIALFFIYRDGEAFVAQVDRLGERILPTRWERISRVVPATISSTVTGMTLIAIGEGIVLGVAYWIAGVPSAVTLGVLTGLMALFPGGAPVSFTLVSIYLVASGSPFAGVALFLWGSIELFIVDKTLRPKLVGGPIKLPFLPTFFGLIGGVKTMGFLGLFIGPVLMALLVAIWREWMHEVDMAEESPDIRKPDVFPG; encoded by the coding sequence ATGATCGGGGCCTTCCGGGCACCCGGTGTCGCGCTGATCTCGTCGCTCTCGGCTGCGCGGTGGTTGCTGGTTCTCGTCATCATCGCCGGCGTCTATTTCTTCCATGGTTTCGTGGTGCCGGTGCTCGCTGCACTCGTCATCGCCTTTGCGAGCTGGCCGCTTTATAGCCGGCTGCTCGCGTCCGTGAACAATAGCCGCACCATCGCCGCCTCGCTCGCGATCCTGATGATCCTTGCCTTTATCATCGTGCCGATCATGTTCGCGGCGACCTACGCATTCCACGAGGTTCGCGACTGGATCGGCTGGGCGGTGGAAATGAACCGTTCCGGGGCGCCCACGCCACTGTGGATCAAGACGCTGCCGGTCATCGGCGGATGGCTGGACCAGCAATGGATACGCTTTTTCGATCATCCCGGCGGCATCGGTGAGATTACCCAGATCGTCAGCGGCGCGAACATCGGCAACATCTACCGTGTGGCTCTCGCTGCCGGCGGCGCGGCGTTTCATCTGCTGCTGACGATGTTGTTCATGCTCATCGCACTCTTCTTCATCTACCGCGACGGCGAAGCCTTCGTGGCGCAGGTTGATCGCCTTGGGGAACGCATCCTGCCGACGCGCTGGGAACGGATCTCGCGCGTCGTGCCCGCGACCATCAGCTCAACGGTAACAGGAATGACTCTGATCGCGATCGGCGAGGGCATTGTCCTCGGCGTCGCCTACTGGATCGCCGGCGTTCCTTCGGCGGTGACGCTCGGCGTACTCACGGGGCTCATGGCCCTGTTTCCGGGCGGTGCGCCGGTGTCCTTTACGCTCGTATCAATCTATCTCGTGGCGAGCGGATCGCCCTTCGCCGGCGTCGCCCTGTTTCTCTGGGGATCGATCGAACTCTTCATCGTCGACAAGACTCTGCGCCCGAAGCTCGTCGGCGGTCCGATCAAGCTCCCCTTCCTGCCGACGTTCTTCGGCCTGATCGGCGGCGTGAAGACAATGGGCTTCCTTGGCCTCTTCATCGGGCCCGTGCTCATGGCCCTGCTCGTCGCGATCTGGCGCGAGTGGATGCATGAGGTCGACATGGCCGAGGAGAGCCCCGATATCCGCAAGCCCGACGTCTTTCCGGGCTAG